The proteins below are encoded in one region of Gemmatimonadales bacterium:
- a CDS encoding thymidylate synthase translates to MRQYLDLLRHVLEHGRSKSDRTGTGTLSVFGEQVRYDLAQGFPLLTTKKVHTRSIIYELLWFLRGETNVAYLKENGVSIWNEWADSEGELGPIYGYQWRSWPTRDGGTVDQIAGVIEGLKSNPDSRRLIVSAWNVADLPRMALAPCHTLFQFYVVDGRLSCQLYQRSADIFLGVPFNIASYALLTMMVAQVTGLEAGEFIHTFGDLHLYSNHIEQAKLQLTREPKPLPTMRLRPDVASIFDFQFEDFELIGYQPDPHIPAPVAV, encoded by the coding sequence ATGCGCCAGTATCTGGATCTGCTCCGCCACGTCCTCGAACATGGTCGTTCCAAGAGCGACCGCACCGGCACCGGCACCCTGAGCGTCTTCGGGGAACAGGTGCGCTACGACCTGGCGCAGGGATTTCCGCTCCTGACGACCAAGAAGGTCCACACCAGGTCGATCATTTATGAGTTGCTCTGGTTTCTGCGCGGCGAAACCAATGTCGCGTACCTGAAGGAGAACGGCGTTTCGATCTGGAACGAATGGGCCGACTCAGAGGGAGAACTCGGTCCTATATATGGATATCAATGGCGATCCTGGCCGACCCGCGATGGCGGCACGGTCGATCAGATCGCCGGGGTGATCGAGGGGCTCAAGTCGAATCCCGACTCCCGGCGCCTCATCGTCAGCGCCTGGAACGTTGCCGACCTGCCGCGGATGGCCCTGGCGCCGTGTCACACGCTCTTCCAGTTCTACGTCGTCGACGGTCGCCTGTCCTGCCAGCTCTACCAGCGCAGCGCCGACATTTTTCTGGGCGTTCCGTTCAACATCGCTTCCTACGCACTGCTGACCATGATGGTCGCTCAGGTCACCGGGCTCGAGGCGGGCGAGTTCATTCATACCTTCGGCGACCTCCACCTCTACTCGAATCACATCGAGCAGGCCAAGCTGCAGCTCACCCGTGAGCCCAAGCCGCTGCCCACGATGCGGCTTCGGCCCGACGTGGCGTCGATCTTCGACTTCCAGTTCGAGGACTTCGAGCTGATCGGCTACCAGCCCGATCCGCATATCCCGGCGCCGGTGGCGGTCTGA
- a CDS encoding dihydrofolate reductase has translation MVVSLVAAMAQNRVIGRDGGLPWHLPDDLKHFKRLTVDHTIIMGRKTFDEVRRPLANRRNVVISRDPTFRPAGVTVVPSLDEALALGATESEVFVIGGGAIYQLALPRADRLYLTIVHANVEGDTLFPDFDEAAWAIEDESFHPSDDRHQYSFTFRTYRRLTSP, from the coding sequence ATGGTGGTGTCCCTGGTCGCCGCGATGGCCCAGAACCGCGTCATCGGTCGCGATGGCGGCCTGCCCTGGCACCTGCCCGACGATCTCAAGCACTTCAAACGGCTCACCGTCGATCACACCATCATCATGGGTCGGAAGACGTTCGATGAGGTGCGTCGACCGCTGGCCAACCGACGGAACGTGGTGATCTCACGCGACCCCACCTTTCGTCCCGCCGGTGTGACGGTGGTGCCCAGCCTCGACGAGGCACTGGCACTCGGCGCTACCGAATCCGAGGTGTTCGTGATTGGCGGCGGTGCGATCTACCAGCTCGCGTTGCCGCGGGCCGACAGACTCTACCTCACCATCGTGCACGCCAACGTCGAGGGTGACACCCTGTTCCCCGACTTCGACGAGGCCGCCTGGGCCATCGAAGACGAGTCCTTCCATCCCTCCGACGATCGACACCAGTACAGCTTTACCTTCCGGACGTACCGCAGGCTTACCAGTCCTTGA